CTATTTCTATTGGGATATATGAAGATGGTGTGGGGCAGATTGGCTTAATTTATGATGTTATACATGACGAGTTGTATCATGCGATAAAAGGAGAAGGTGCTTTTATGAATGAACAGCGGCTGCCGATGCTTGAGGAGGTAGAAGTAAGTGATATGATTTTATCAATCAATGCAACTTGGATTGGTGAAAATAATCGAATTGATCCAAGAATTCTTACTCCTCTCGTTCGTGATGTTAGAGGGACAAGGTCATATGGTTCAGCAGCGATTGAACTTGCCTATGTAGCTGCTGGGAGAACGGACGCGTATATGACAATGAGGTTAGCTCCTTGGGATTTTGCAGGCGGGGTCGTTCTTTTAAAAGAAGTCGGAGGAGAAGTTACGACTATGGATAATCAGCCGCTTGATTTTGTAAATGGATCGTCACTTTTTGCATCTAAACCGGGTCTGCATAAACGGATTAATGAAACGTATCTCGGCAAATAGAGCGATTTTTTAAAAAAACGCCGATATAATCGGCGGTTTTTTTACGCGAAAAATATTTATTTGTTCTCTTGGGCATTACGGTGTTTTTTCTTTTGAGAAAAACCAAACCCCATAATCCCACATAGTATAATCAGGCTGATAACCGCACCAAATATGCTTTTTTCAGCAATTGCTATACCAATAAATGAAATGCTTGCTGTTGCCAATAGTGCCATGATTAGGAATTTCCATTGAATATCTTTCACCATTATCACCTCGAATATATCTATTGTACATAATTTCATGCTTTGTTTCTACTATGTTTGTGATATAATATGTAAGTTAATGCTAAAGATAAGTTAAATAACTATCTAATCTAGGAGTGAATTTTTTGAAATTAAGAGAAAATATTCGAAATATAGCTATTATTGCCCACGTTGACCATGGTAAAACAACTCTAGTGGATCAATTGCTGAAGCAATCTGGTACATTTCGTGAAAATGAACACGTCGATGAAAGAGCAATGGATTCGAATGATTTAGAAAAAGAACGGGGTATTACGATTCTTGCTAAGAATACGGCTGTTCAATATAAAGATACACGAATTAACATTCTAGATACACCAGGTCACGCCGACTTTGGCGGTGAAGTGGAACGTATTATGAAAATGGTTGATGGTGTTGTCCTTGTAGTTGATGCATATGAAGGTTGTATGCCGCAAACACGTTTCGTATTGAAAAAGGCGCTGGAACAAAAGATTCAGCCAATCGTTGTTGTAAACAAAATTGATAAAGACTCAGCACGTCCTCAAGAAGTTGTGGATGAAGTTTTAGATTTATTCATTGAACTTGGTGCTGAAGATGACCAACTGGACTTCCCAGTTATCTATGCTTCAGGTATTTCAGGTACATCAAGTGTGGATCCAGATCCTGCTAAACAAGGTGAAGACATGGTTCCATTATTTGAAGCAATTATCGAAAACATTCCTGCACCTATCGATAACCGCGATGAGCCGCTTCAATTCCAAGTAGCATTGCTTGATTACAATGACTATGTTGGCCGTATTGGAGTAGGTCGTGTATTCCGTGGAACGATGCATGTGGGACAACAAGTATCATTAATGAAGCTTGATGGTTCTGTTAAACAATTCCGCGTAACTAGTATCTTTGGCTTTATCGGTCTGAAGAAGGTTGAAATCCAAGAAGCATTCCCTGGTGATCTAATCGCTGTTTCAGGTATGGAGGATATCAACGTAGGTGAAACTGTTTGCCCAACTGAGCATCCAGAAGCACTTCCAATTCTTCGTATTGATGAACCAACACTACAAATGACGTTCCTTGTTAATAACAGCCCGTTTGCTGGTCGTGAAGGCAAGTACGTAACAGCTAGAAAAATTGAAGAACGTCTGCGTACACAATTACAAACAGATGTAAGCTTACGCGTTGACAACACAGATTCACCTGATGTTTGGATTGTTTCTGGTCGTGGAGAGCTTCATTTATCTATCCTGATTGAAAACATGCGTCGTGAAGGATTTGAGCTTCAAGTTTCAAAACCTGAAGTTATTGTTCGTACGATTGACGGAGTACGTTGTGAACCGGTTGAACGCGTTCAAATCGATGTTCCTGAAGAGCATACGGGTTCAATTATGGAGTCAATTGGAGCACGTAAAGGCGAACTACTTGATATGATTAATAACGGAAGCGGCCAAGTACGTATGATCTTTAACGTTCCAGCTCGCGGACTAATCGGATATTCTACAGAATTCTTGACCATTACACGTGGATACGGAATTATGAACCATACGTTTGACAGCTACCAGCCAATGCAAAAAGGCCAAGTTGGCGGAAGACGTGAAGGTGTATTAGTTTCTATGGAATCTGGTAAGACAACTGCTTATGGTACAATGCAGGTTGAAGACCGTGGTATCATCTTTATTCCAGTAGGAACAGATATTTATGAAGGAATGATCGTTGGTCAACATAACCGCGAAAATGACTTGACTGTAAATATTGTTAAAGCTAAGCAAATGACAAATATGCGTTCTGCAAACAAAGACCAAACTTCAACGCTGAAAAAGGCAAAAGTCTTGTCACTTGAAGAGTCTTTAGAATATCTAAACGATGATGAGTATCTGGAAGTAACACCAGAATCAATCAGACTTCGTAAGAAAATTCTTGATAAGAGCGAACGTGAAAGAACAACTAAAAAGAAAAAAACCGCTGAGTGAATGTAATCAGGAGGGATAGCAATGGATGTAGGAGAGCGCCTATCGTTTTTCGCGGCCCTTTACAGGGTTGACGAAAACCCTGAAGCTGGAATGTGGTATTTATATTTGACGATTTGGGCTCTGTGTATCATAGTATACCAGCTCGGATTTGCCAAAAAACTACCTTTATTAAAAAACCTAGTCATTTATGTGGTCATGGGTCTCGGCTGTACCGTTCTATCTTTCCTGGCCGTTTTCCTTCCAATGGGTGAATCTCTTTTGATTGCGGCAGCAGTACTCGGTATCTATCGGTTACGCCGTCGTGATCATAGCGGGGAACAGGTATAAATGCAATCCATTCAAGATGCGTTATATAATTGGATGACGATTAAAGTAGTCTGTGATGCAAGACCTGATGATACGGCTGCTCTTGATACTTTGGCTTTTTTCGAAAAGCTGCTGGTAGAAAAAGAGGTAATCATTCAGTCCCTATTCAAAGAGGAGCCTTTTTACTTCATTGAATATTTATATGAAAATGAAGTAAAAAAGCAGCGATTCCCGATTGAAGTTATTGACGTAATGCTCAACCAGATTAAAGCAGAGCCGGAGAAATACCGGAATCTTGAATAAAGCACAAACTAACCCCCCGGCATAAAGCCGGGGGGTTAGTTGTATACATAGAATGACTCGAGTGTAAGGGCTTTCTCTAGACCTTAGCTGCAGCCGCTAGGATACATGCGTAAAGCAAATGGGCAAGTGTCCAGAGAGTAAAGCCTATACAACTGATGGAGTCCACCTGACTGCTTCCTAGGCTGGTTAAAGGAAAGTAGAGGAGAATTGCCGGGATAATAACAATGACCGCAGTAAGCAGCCTCACCAAAAAAGTTGCTTTCTTTTTTACCAGCATAGTGAATACCATCGCCACGAGAATAGAGACCATCAAATGAATCAAAAATTCGAGATACTCTGGCGGGTTTATATTTCTCTCAACTGGCTGGAAATTAATATTAAGTAATAAACGGTATACTTTATAACCGCTTAAGAACTCAACGTATTTCATAAAGAAGCCAAGAAATAAGCCAGATAAAAGGCCGGCTGCCAATCCTAGTTTTATCTTAGGTCTAGCCCATTCCATGATTCCCTCTCCTTCAGTTTACCAATCGTCATCTTTCGTAACAGATCGATAAAGCTTGAAATTTCCAGTTGCAATTCGTGCCTTTGTTTTTTCTTCTATTCGAGTTGAACATTCCTGACACATATATGTATGAATCGGTCGATTTCTTAATTTCTTTGCTTCTGGTGAATAATCAAGAATATCTTCTATCTTATCGCAAATAACACATTTAACATTCATAGCCAAACCTCTTTCAACATTTAATTAATGGATGTCCAGTATTGTAGATACATTATAGCATGTTTTATACATTCAAAGTATTGTGAAAACGCCTAACCTAAGAAGTCCTTTTTTGTTTTAAAGGTAAACTAGGATAAGAGAACAAAAAAAAGACTGCTCATGGGATCACCTGAGTCAGTCGTTTACCTATTACTCACTAGTAGAGTGTTTCTTTTGTTCTCTTTTTAATTGTTCTTGATTTTGATTATTTAATGAATTTTTTTGCTTTTCCAGCGTTTTAGTAGGTGCTGGCTCATTTAAATCTCCCGGAATTTCGGGGATGATACGACTAGTAATATCGGATAGTTCATTTAATATTCCACGGACAGGCTTACCGTTTTGTATATCTCTTGAAACTTCACGAATCCGCTCATTCAAATCAGGGTCTGCGACAATAATCGCATTCGCTCCATATGGGTCGTTCGCAAGCGCCTCTCCCACTGAATATTTAATAGTTCCCACCTGTGAGCGTTCTATATCATCATCAATATCTATGCCTACAAGGGCGTATTTTCCAATAACAACGGCCGTTGCGTCATTAACAAGAGGAATCGCTGAAGCTATTTGGGTCAGCCTGTTTGCAACTTGTTTCCCTGTTAATCGATCCGTTTCTTTAATCGTGGAATTTTTCACTGTCGTGACTTTATAGTTGTCGTCTTTTGTTTTTTCACTCCTTTCATCTTGGGTGTTACAACCAGTAAGCAAGAGTAAAACGGACAAAAGTAATATATATATTCTCATTTTTTTAGGTCCTCCTTCTGTCATTTTTCTTTATAGTCTGTAAATGTTCTTCTATCTTTATGCAGGCAGACATATATTTTATCAACAGTCTCGTCCACTACATAAACTGGAGGTAGCAGGATTATGAAACAGATTTGACAAAGACCAGGCAGGGGGCGTCGTATTGGACAAAATTTACGTTTTAGATACTAATGTCTTGTTGCAAGACCCTTATTCCCTTTTTTCTTTCGGAGATAATGAGGTAGTCATTCCAGCGGTTGTGTTAGAAGAGCTGGATTCGAAGAAGAGATATATGGATGAAATAGGGAGGAATGCAAGGCAGGTATCGAAACTAATCGATGGATTTCGAGAACAGGGGCAGCTGCATCATGGGGTTAAACTTCATAATGGAGGCTCACTTAGAATTGAATTAAATCACCGTTCTTTCCATGAACTTCAAGAAATATTTATTGAAAAAACAAACGACAACCGAATTCTTGCTGTTGCAAAAAATTTATCTTCTGAAGAAAAGGCAAAGATAGTTGGAAAGTCAGTCATATTAGTGAGCAAGGATACCCTTGTTCGCGTAAAAGCAGACGCCATTGGATTGCTTGCTCAGGATTTCTTAAGTGATCGAGTGGTAGAATTAGATCATATATACAGCGGGTTTTCTGAAGTACTTGTTCCTGTCGATATCTTAAATACCTTTTATGAAAAAGGAGGGCTTCCATTAGCTGAACTCCCTAAAGGACTTTATTACCCAAATCAATTTATTTTAATGAAAGATAGTTTAGGTGGATCTTCATCCGCTGTAGCAATCGTTGATCAAACATGCAGCAACATAAAAAAACTATTATTTGATCAAG
The Peribacillus sp. FSL H8-0477 genome window above contains:
- a CDS encoding inositol monophosphatase family protein; the protein is MDRKKIDTYAKAWVKEAGERLRKSFSEELTIETKSNRNDLVTNLDKEIELFFRHKIAETFSDHKVVGEEAMEANYSNVSGVVWIIDPIDGTMNFVHQQRNFAISIGIYEDGVGQIGLIYDVIHDELYHAIKGEGAFMNEQRLPMLEEVEVSDMILSINATWIGENNRIDPRILTPLVRDVRGTRSYGSAAIELAYVAAGRTDAYMTMRLAPWDFAGGVVLLKEVGGEVTTMDNQPLDFVNGSSLFASKPGLHKRINETYLGK
- a CDS encoding YlaF family protein, coding for MKDIQWKFLIMALLATASISFIGIAIAEKSIFGAVISLIILCGIMGFGFSQKKKHRNAQENK
- the typA gene encoding translational GTPase TypA; the protein is MKLRENIRNIAIIAHVDHGKTTLVDQLLKQSGTFRENEHVDERAMDSNDLEKERGITILAKNTAVQYKDTRINILDTPGHADFGGEVERIMKMVDGVVLVVDAYEGCMPQTRFVLKKALEQKIQPIVVVNKIDKDSARPQEVVDEVLDLFIELGAEDDQLDFPVIYASGISGTSSVDPDPAKQGEDMVPLFEAIIENIPAPIDNRDEPLQFQVALLDYNDYVGRIGVGRVFRGTMHVGQQVSLMKLDGSVKQFRVTSIFGFIGLKKVEIQEAFPGDLIAVSGMEDINVGETVCPTEHPEALPILRIDEPTLQMTFLVNNSPFAGREGKYVTARKIEERLRTQLQTDVSLRVDNTDSPDVWIVSGRGELHLSILIENMRREGFELQVSKPEVIVRTIDGVRCEPVERVQIDVPEEHTGSIMESIGARKGELLDMINNGSGQVRMIFNVPARGLIGYSTEFLTITRGYGIMNHTFDSYQPMQKGQVGGRREGVLVSMESGKTTAYGTMQVEDRGIIFIPVGTDIYEGMIVGQHNRENDLTVNIVKAKQMTNMRSANKDQTSTLKKAKVLSLEESLEYLNDDEYLEVTPESIRLRKKILDKSERERTTKKKKTAE
- a CDS encoding YlaH-like family protein, whose amino-acid sequence is MDVGERLSFFAALYRVDENPEAGMWYLYLTIWALCIIVYQLGFAKKLPLLKNLVIYVVMGLGCTVLSFLAVFLPMGESLLIAAAVLGIYRLRRRDHSGEQV
- a CDS encoding YlaI family protein, which gives rise to MNVKCVICDKIEDILDYSPEAKKLRNRPIHTYMCQECSTRIEEKTKARIATGNFKLYRSVTKDDDW
- a CDS encoding YhcN/YlaJ family sporulation lipoprotein, whose amino-acid sequence is MRIYILLLSVLLLLTGCNTQDERSEKTKDDNYKVTTVKNSTIKETDRLTGKQVANRLTQIASAIPLVNDATAVVIGKYALVGIDIDDDIERSQVGTIKYSVGEALANDPYGANAIIVADPDLNERIREVSRDIQNGKPVRGILNELSDITSRIIPEIPGDLNEPAPTKTLEKQKNSLNNQNQEQLKREQKKHSTSE
- a CDS encoding PhoH family protein encodes the protein MDKIYVLDTNVLLQDPYSLFSFGDNEVVIPAVVLEELDSKKRYMDEIGRNARQVSKLIDGFREQGQLHHGVKLHNGGSLRIELNHRSFHELQEIFIEKTNDNRILAVAKNLSSEEKAKIVGKSVILVSKDTLVRVKADAIGLLAQDFLSDRVVELDHIYSGFSEVLVPVDILNTFYEKGGLPLAELPKGLYYPNQFILMKDSLGGSSSAVAIVDQTCSNIKKLLFDQDHIWGIKPRNVQQIMAMEILLRTDLPLITLIGKAGTGKTLLALAAGLMQTEDFGRFKKLLVARPIVPVGKDIGYLPGEKDEKLRPWIQPIFDNLEYLFNTKKPGELDAILAGMKSIEVEALTYIRGRSIPEQFIIIDEAQNLTKHEVKTILTRVGEKSKIVLMGDTEQIDHPYLDEYNNGLTYVVESFKDQHIAGHIKLIKGERSALAQLAANIL